One genomic region from Kamptonema formosum PCC 6407 encodes:
- a CDS encoding transcriptional repressor: MSFYKTNSLKAELNQRGCRLTPQRETILNVFQNLPEGNHLSAEELYNILKEGGESIGLSTVYRTLHLMANIGILRELELAEGHKHYELNLPQSHHHHHLVCLQCHKTFEFNDESILKIGNKQVEKAGVELLDCQLTVRTVCIEALQEGWPSLLPSNWLCSRHHSQRQEN; this comes from the coding sequence ATGTCGTTTTACAAAACTAACTCACTCAAAGCTGAACTAAATCAAAGGGGATGTCGCCTGACTCCCCAGAGAGAAACTATCTTGAATGTATTTCAAAATTTGCCGGAAGGCAATCATTTAAGTGCAGAAGAATTGTACAATATTTTGAAGGAGGGAGGAGAAAGTATTGGTTTGTCTACTGTGTATAGAACTCTGCATTTAATGGCTAATATTGGCATTTTGCGGGAACTAGAACTGGCGGAGGGTCACAAACATTATGAACTGAATTTACCTCAATCTCATCACCATCATCATTTAGTTTGTCTTCAATGTCATAAGACGTTTGAATTTAATGATGAATCAATTTTAAAGATTGGTAATAAGCAGGTTGAGAAAGCAGGTGTAGAACTGCTTGACTGCCAGTTGACGGTTCGGACAGTTTGTATAGAAGCTTTGCAGGAGGGTTGGCCTTCTTTACTTCCTAGCAATTGGCTGTGTTCGAGACATCACTCACAAAGGCAGGAGAATTAA
- the ndhN gene encoding NAD(P)H-quinone oxidoreductase subunit N produces MTLIITGSKMIRDLEKSGSLAVYVPLEGGFEGRYQRRLRAASYSTHNITARGLGDLAAYLTGVHGVRPPHLGKKTTGNEASVGYVYYLPPVVNTQLEHLPPKAKGLVLWIIEGFVLSRQEIEYLTVLPSLEPRVKVVVEMGGDRAFRWTPLKDALIAAA; encoded by the coding sequence ATGACACTGATTATAACTGGCTCGAAGATGATTCGGGATTTAGAGAAGTCGGGTTCCCTGGCCGTCTACGTCCCCTTAGAGGGTGGATTTGAAGGGCGCTACCAGCGGCGACTTAGAGCTGCAAGCTACAGCACCCACAATATCACAGCGCGGGGTTTAGGTGACTTAGCTGCTTATCTAACAGGGGTTCACGGCGTAAGACCTCCCCACCTTGGTAAAAAAACTACTGGTAATGAGGCCTCAGTCGGCTATGTTTATTATCTGCCCCCAGTGGTAAATACTCAATTGGAGCACTTGCCCCCGAAAGCCAAAGGGTTGGTACTGTGGATCATTGAGGGGTTTGTTTTATCCCGTCAGGAAATTGAATATTTGACAGTTTTACCTAGTTTAGAGCCACGAGTGAAAGTAGTAGTGGAAATGGGAGGCGATCGCGCCTTTCGCTGGACTCCCCTAAAAGATGCCTTAATCGCCGCAGCTTAA
- a CDS encoding phosphatidate cytidylyltransferase, which translates to MPWSRILSGIVAIALALGMIFLGGWYFTIGFGIIVYLGQQEYFQLARAKGIAPAGKTTLAVSQVLLVTAALAPNLVDAMFALAGTLICFYLLFQPKLSTIADISSSILGLFYGGYLPSYWVRLRVGLDQTASAMSQAVASNAPINDYWPDWTNARTLPLGLTTLLLAFGCIWAADIGAYFMGKFFGRTSLSHISPKKTVEGAVFGVGGSVAVAVAGSWYLNWPGWPYTGVVLGLLIGIASLLGDLTESMMKRDAGVKDSGQLIPGHGGILDRTDSYVFTAPLVYYFVTLALPLMDSFF; encoded by the coding sequence ATGCCTTGGTCTCGTATCCTCAGTGGAATAGTTGCGATCGCCCTTGCGTTGGGAATGATTTTTTTAGGGGGATGGTACTTCACCATCGGCTTTGGGATTATTGTCTACCTCGGTCAGCAGGAATATTTTCAACTCGCCCGCGCCAAGGGTATTGCACCCGCTGGCAAAACTACCTTAGCCGTCAGTCAAGTTTTGCTAGTAACTGCGGCCCTGGCACCAAACCTGGTAGATGCCATGTTTGCCTTAGCAGGAACCTTAATCTGTTTTTACCTGTTGTTCCAACCCAAGTTGTCAACGATCGCAGACATTTCTTCCTCAATCTTGGGATTGTTCTACGGCGGTTATTTGCCCAGCTATTGGGTAAGGCTGCGAGTCGGGCTCGACCAAACTGCATCTGCCATGTCTCAGGCTGTGGCCAGTAATGCACCCATTAACGACTACTGGCCGGATTGGACAAATGCCCGCACTTTACCTTTAGGGTTAACGACGCTGCTATTAGCTTTCGGCTGTATCTGGGCCGCTGATATCGGCGCTTACTTCATGGGTAAATTCTTTGGTCGCACCTCCCTGTCCCACATTAGCCCCAAAAAGACGGTAGAAGGTGCTGTGTTCGGAGTGGGCGGTAGCGTTGCAGTAGCAGTAGCGGGATCTTGGTATTTGAACTGGCCAGGGTGGCCCTATACTGGCGTAGTTTTGGGTTTATTGATTGGCATCGCTAGTCTGTTGGGAGATTTAACGGAGTCCATGATGAAGCGAGATGCTGGGGTCAAGGATTCCGGGCAGTTGATCCCCGGTCACGGTGGTATTCTCGATCGCACTGATAGCTATGTTTTTACTGCGCCCTTAGTTTACTATTTTGTAACTCTGGCATTGCCGTTAATGGATTCTTTTTTCTGA
- the hisB gene encoding imidazoleglycerol-phosphate dehydratase HisB: protein MQISDRSSLPPANITHQARAASVKRTTGETDVTVILNLDGIGTCKAATGIPFLDHMMHQLSSHGLIDLDVQSIGDLEIDDHHTNEDVGITLGQALGKALGDRKGIVRFGHFIAPLDEALIQVVLDFSGRPYCSYGLEIPTQRVGTYDTQLVREFFMAVCNHAQMTLHIRQLDGINSHHIIEATFKAFARALRMAVEIDPRRASAIPSSKGVL, encoded by the coding sequence ATGCAAATTAGCGATCGCTCTTCTCTTCCTCCTGCCAACATCACCCACCAAGCTAGAGCCGCGTCCGTCAAACGCACCACTGGAGAAACAGATGTAACAGTCATCCTGAATCTGGACGGCATAGGCACTTGTAAGGCAGCGACAGGAATTCCCTTTCTAGACCACATGATGCACCAGTTATCTTCTCACGGCCTGATCGATCTAGACGTACAATCGATCGGCGATCTAGAAATTGACGACCACCACACAAACGAAGATGTGGGAATTACGCTGGGCCAGGCCTTGGGGAAAGCGCTAGGCGATCGCAAAGGAATTGTCCGCTTTGGTCATTTCATTGCCCCTTTAGATGAAGCTTTAATTCAAGTAGTATTAGACTTTTCTGGCCGCCCTTACTGTAGTTATGGATTAGAAATTCCAACTCAGCGGGTGGGTACTTACGACACCCAGTTAGTCAGAGAATTTTTCATGGCAGTATGCAATCATGCTCAAATGACATTGCACATTCGGCAGTTAGACGGAATTAATTCTCATCATATTATTGAAGCAACCTTTAAGGCTTTTGCCCGTGCTTTGCGGATGGCTGTGGAAATCGATCCCCGCCGTGCCAGTGCGATTCCAAGTTCTAAGGGAGTTCTGTAG
- the fabI gene encoding enoyl-ACP reductase FabI — MLNLTGKNALVTGIANNRSIAWGIAQQLHKAGANLGITYLADEKGRHERKVAELVEPLNPSLYLPCNVQDDNEIKSTFETIRDKWGKLDILIHCLAFAGKDELSGDFSNTSRKGFTQALEISAYSLVQMSAAAKPLMTEGGSILTLTYLGGVRVIPNYNVMGIAKAALEMNVRYLAAELGPQNIRVNAISSGPIRTLASSAVGGILDMIHHVEEVAPLRRTVTQVEVGNTAAFLCSDLASGITGQILYVDAGYEIMGM; from the coding sequence ATGCTAAATTTGACTGGAAAAAACGCTCTTGTAACTGGCATTGCCAACAATCGCTCGATTGCTTGGGGCATTGCCCAGCAGCTCCACAAAGCTGGGGCTAATCTTGGGATCACTTATCTAGCGGACGAAAAGGGCCGACACGAAAGAAAAGTGGCGGAACTCGTAGAACCGCTCAATCCCAGTCTCTATCTACCTTGCAATGTCCAAGACGACAACGAAATCAAGTCTACTTTTGAGACAATCCGCGACAAATGGGGAAAATTAGACATCCTCATCCACTGTCTAGCCTTTGCTGGCAAGGATGAACTCTCAGGCGACTTCAGCAATACTTCCCGCAAAGGTTTCACTCAAGCTTTGGAAATTAGCGCTTACTCCCTAGTGCAGATGAGTGCGGCTGCTAAACCTCTAATGACTGAGGGTGGTAGTATTCTCACTCTGACTTATTTGGGGGGAGTGCGAGTAATACCAAACTATAATGTTATGGGTATTGCTAAGGCGGCATTAGAAATGAATGTCCGTTATTTGGCCGCTGAACTTGGCCCCCAAAATATTCGGGTGAATGCAATTTCTTCAGGCCCCATTCGCACTCTAGCTTCCTCCGCAGTTGGTGGCATTTTAGACATGATTCACCACGTAGAAGAAGTTGCCCCCTTGCGGCGAACTGTGACTCAAGTAGAAGTAGGAAATACAGCAGCTTTCCTATGCAGCGACTTGGCTAGCGGGATCACGGGTCAGATTTTATACGTGGACGCTGGTTACGAAATTATGGGAATGTAG
- the ntcA gene encoding global nitrogen regulator NtcA: MTHDRPLAAVFRQISGGAFPPVVESFERGKTIFFPGDPAERVYVLIKGAVKLSRVYEAGEEITVALLRENSVFGVLSLITGHRSDRFYHAVAFTPVELLSVPIEQVEKALKDDPELSMVMLRGLSSRILQTEMMIETLAHRDMGSRLVSFLLILCRDFGVPGAEGITIDLKLSHQAIAEAIGSTRVTVTRLLGDLRQEKMISIHKKKITVHNPVALSQQFT, encoded by the coding sequence GTGACTCATGATAGACCGCTAGCAGCCGTGTTCCGCCAAATTAGCGGCGGAGCGTTTCCCCCCGTTGTCGAAAGCTTTGAACGGGGGAAGACTATATTTTTCCCTGGAGACCCGGCTGAGCGCGTCTATGTTCTCATTAAAGGTGCCGTTAAGCTCTCTAGGGTTTATGAGGCGGGGGAAGAAATTACCGTAGCTCTACTACGGGAAAATAGTGTGTTTGGGGTGTTGTCTCTGATTACGGGACATCGTTCTGACAGGTTTTACCACGCGGTGGCTTTTACGCCGGTGGAATTGCTCTCGGTGCCCATTGAACAGGTGGAGAAGGCTCTTAAGGACGATCCAGAACTGTCGATGGTGATGTTGCGGGGGTTGTCCTCGCGGATTTTGCAAACTGAGATGATGATTGAGACGCTGGCTCACCGGGATATGGGATCGAGGTTGGTCAGTTTCCTGTTGATTCTGTGCCGGGATTTTGGCGTTCCGGGGGCGGAGGGGATTACGATCGATTTGAAGTTGTCTCACCAGGCGATCGCGGAGGCGATTGGTTCGACGCGGGTGACTGTGACTCGTTTGCTTGGGGATCTCAGGCAAGAGAAAATGATCTCGATCCATAAGAAAAAGATCACGGTTCATAATCCGGTAGCCCTAAGCCAGCAATTCACTTAA
- a CDS encoding DUF3084 domain-containing protein has product MLILGGAIATLSDRLGTKVGKARLSLFKLRPRNTAVLVTVLTGSILSGTTLGILFAASKPLRTGVFGIDEIQKRLNTARKELNQTTQAKNQVEAELAKAREAQAQARASLDEINRSLEAANAEQAETEAKLNSLRTQLNRVEDAKSRTQEQLSRVEAARTRTESQLNQTQSQLKTVSKQKRALGAEIAQLQAEQEELREQGERVKAQIAQRDRDIAQREKDIAQRDRAIAQQDRNIAQRDRDIAERNAEIAQRDRFLQEREQAIAERDLVIAEREALLKKLGEEQASLEDQQAYLQQQVQILERDFQAIRSGTVAIRRGQILAAGVVRILEPPVAQQAVDRLLQEANRATVRLIQPGKPNGNEQVIDITKAEVEQLMVQIKDGQDYVVRILAAANYLQGEKRIQVFAEAEINRVVFREGDVVAGTTINPSNLTDEDVRKKLEKLIDACNFRANFMGIVGGRVQIADDKIETLLAFIEQLQQYDQPLDVQAIAADVTYTAGPLKINLVAIDNGVVLFGTGPVGPAKGGAEKIDSHL; this is encoded by the coding sequence ATGCTAATTTTGGGGGGCGCGATCGCTACCCTGAGCGATCGCTTAGGTACGAAAGTTGGTAAGGCTAGGCTTAGTCTTTTCAAACTCCGCCCCCGGAATACGGCTGTTTTGGTTACGGTTCTGACTGGTAGTATTTTGTCGGGGACTACTCTGGGGATTTTGTTCGCGGCGAGTAAGCCTTTGCGAACGGGTGTGTTTGGAATTGATGAGATTCAGAAGCGGCTGAATACTGCTCGTAAGGAGCTCAACCAAACGACGCAGGCTAAAAATCAAGTGGAAGCTGAGCTGGCTAAGGCTAGGGAGGCTCAAGCACAAGCAAGGGCGAGTTTGGATGAGATTAATCGTTCTTTGGAGGCGGCGAATGCTGAGCAAGCTGAGACTGAGGCTAAGTTAAATTCGCTGAGAACTCAACTGAATCGGGTGGAGGATGCGAAATCCCGCACTCAGGAACAATTGAGTAGGGTGGAGGCTGCGAGGACGCGCACTGAGTCGCAGTTAAATCAAACTCAGAGTCAGTTAAAAACTGTTTCTAAACAAAAGAGGGCTCTGGGGGCGGAGATCGCTCAGTTGCAAGCGGAACAGGAAGAATTGAGGGAACAGGGAGAACGGGTTAAGGCCCAAATTGCTCAGCGCGATCGCGATATTGCTCAGCGGGAGAAGGATATTGCTCAGCGCGATCGCGCTATTGCTCAACAGGATCGGAATATTGCTCAGCGCGATCGCGATATTGCTGAGCGTAATGCAGAAATTGCTCAGCGCGATCGCTTTTTGCAGGAACGGGAACAGGCGATTGCGGAGCGAGATTTGGTAATTGCGGAACGGGAAGCGCTGTTGAAAAAGTTGGGAGAAGAACAAGCTTCTTTGGAGGATCAGCAAGCCTATTTGCAGCAGCAAGTGCAAATTTTAGAGAGGGATTTTCAGGCAATTCGCAGCGGTACTGTGGCGATTCGGCGGGGGCAAATTTTAGCCGCTGGCGTGGTGCGGATTCTGGAACCACCTGTAGCCCAGCAAGCCGTAGATCGCTTGTTGCAGGAGGCTAATCGAGCGACTGTGCGGTTGATTCAACCTGGCAAACCGAATGGCAATGAGCAGGTAATTGATATTACGAAGGCTGAGGTTGAGCAGTTGATGGTTCAGATTAAGGATGGTCAAGATTATGTGGTGCGAATTTTGGCGGCTGCGAATTATCTTCAGGGTGAAAAACGGATTCAGGTTTTTGCGGAGGCGGAGATCAATCGTGTTGTGTTTCGTGAGGGAGATGTGGTGGCGGGAACTACGATTAATCCCTCAAATTTGACGGATGAAGATGTGCGGAAAAAGCTGGAAAAGTTGATCGATGCTTGCAATTTTCGTGCTAATTTTATGGGGATTGTTGGGGGGCGAGTGCAAATTGCTGATGATAAGATTGAAACTTTGTTAGCTTTTATTGAGCAATTACAGCAGTACGATCAGCCTTTGGATGTGCAGGCGATCGCGGCTGATGTGACTTATACGGCTGGGCCGCTGAAAATTAATTTGGTGGCTATTGATAATGGGGTGGTACTTTTTGGTACGGGGCCAGTGGGGCCGGCGAAGGGGGGAGCTGAGAAGATTGACAGTCATCTATGA
- a CDS encoding pre-16S rRNA-processing nuclease YqgF → MILGFDPGRDKCGIAVMGLDREVRYHQVVLAENAIATIESLCSQFPIELIVMGDQTTSRSWKQKISASLPLVEVVQVDERYSSLEARDRFWEMFPPKGFNRLIPQGMRTPPRPVDDIVAIVLIERYLNCDRK, encoded by the coding sequence ATGATTTTAGGTTTCGATCCGGGTCGCGATAAGTGTGGAATAGCTGTTATGGGGTTAGATAGGGAGGTTCGCTATCATCAAGTTGTGCTGGCGGAGAATGCGATCGCGACTATTGAATCTCTATGTTCGCAGTTTCCGATTGAGTTAATTGTGATGGGGGATCAAACTACTTCTCGTAGTTGGAAACAAAAAATTTCTGCTAGTTTGCCGTTGGTGGAAGTTGTGCAGGTTGATGAGCGCTATAGTAGTTTGGAGGCACGCGATCGCTTTTGGGAAATGTTCCCTCCCAAGGGTTTTAACCGCTTGATTCCTCAAGGGATGCGGACTCCCCCTCGGCCTGTGGATGATATTGTGGCGATTGTGTTGATTGAAAGATATTTGAATTGCGATCGCAAGTGA
- a CDS encoding prepilin-type N-terminal cleavage/methylation domain-containing protein encodes MKNSTLLKLWQRSLAATSKPHLQQLSGLSSQSRIGLGKNHQQHDTGFTLIELLILLLIVGILSSIAAPGWLAFINNQRLRTSQSRVYGALQLAQSNAKRDKVAWQASFRIQGNLVQWAIHPATVPPATLPVSTSPSSAPNVWYSLEDKIAIDITSTASTNLDSVNGTYIARFNRQGCIVENADDECTDGATWFGSKKLITLRHDDLGAARKCAVVTTLLGAIKTGDDEASCALNP; translated from the coding sequence ATGAAAAACTCAACACTATTAAAACTTTGGCAGAGAAGTTTAGCTGCAACTAGCAAGCCACATCTGCAACAATTAAGCGGACTTTCTAGCCAGTCAAGAATAGGATTAGGAAAAAACCATCAGCAACATGACACAGGGTTTACGTTAATAGAACTGCTGATTTTGCTATTGATAGTTGGCATTTTAAGCTCGATCGCGGCCCCAGGTTGGTTAGCTTTCATTAACAATCAACGTTTACGCACTAGCCAAAGCCGAGTTTACGGAGCCTTGCAATTAGCTCAAAGTAATGCTAAACGGGATAAAGTAGCATGGCAGGCTAGCTTTAGAATACAAGGTAACTTAGTGCAGTGGGCTATTCACCCTGCAACCGTCCCTCCTGCAACCTTGCCAGTATCCACATCTCCTTCTTCTGCACCTAATGTATGGTACAGCCTAGAGGATAAGATTGCGATCGATATTACCAGTACTGCCTCGACAAACTTAGACTCTGTAAATGGTACTTACATAGCCAGATTTAATCGCCAAGGTTGTATTGTGGAGAATGCTGACGATGAGTGTACAGATGGGGCAACCTGGTTCGGGTCAAAAAAATTGATTACTTTACGGCACGACGATCTTGGCGCAGCTAGAAAATGCGCGGTGGTAACAACACTTTTAGGAGCAATAAAAACAGGTGACGATGAAGCAAGTTGTGCTCTCAACCCATAG
- the hpsC gene encoding hormogonium polysaccharide secretion pseudopilin HpsC — MKSLLRLLLKTHFKPNCSKVDRTVSGFTLIELLVAMIITFLILTPLLGFVVDVLNTDRKEQVKSNTEQEIQSALDFIAQDLGQAIYIYDKTGVDAILDSLPNATNGTPILVFWKRQLMRNLLPESTACTPNATTGDDCLNDTYVYSLVAYYLKQDNTDIWCQPAGGTCPARITRYQYRDGIIDTTANPPAYFPATDLDRGAEPDDFKPFSLSVSGNSLQEKMNQWPLQEDNGTVPTISAPPANQVPVLVNYIDTNTVTNVATDTECLNALGGTASVIVSPTNGNGFYACVDSSKTVARVTIRGSALRKMQSNATYNSNNSAFFPTASVQVQGLGVLGQ; from the coding sequence ATGAAAAGTTTACTTAGGTTGCTATTAAAAACTCATTTCAAGCCTAATTGCTCTAAGGTCGATCGAACAGTTAGCGGTTTCACGCTGATTGAATTGTTAGTAGCAATGATAATAACATTCTTAATTTTGACACCTTTGTTAGGTTTTGTTGTTGATGTCCTGAATACTGATAGAAAAGAACAAGTTAAGTCAAATACAGAGCAAGAAATTCAATCGGCCCTTGATTTTATTGCCCAAGATTTGGGTCAAGCGATTTATATTTACGATAAAACAGGAGTTGATGCAATTCTAGATAGTTTGCCCAACGCTACTAATGGAACCCCTATTCTCGTATTTTGGAAGCGGCAGTTGATGAGAAATTTACTGCCTGAGTCTACCGCCTGTACTCCAAATGCAACTACGGGTGATGATTGCCTGAATGATACTTATGTATATTCATTAGTTGCTTACTACTTAAAACAAGATAATACAGATATCTGGTGTCAGCCTGCTGGTGGAACTTGTCCAGCCCGGATTACTAGGTATCAATATCGTGATGGGATAATAGATACTACCGCTAATCCGCCTGCCTATTTTCCAGCTACAGATCTAGATCGAGGGGCTGAACCTGATGATTTTAAACCATTTAGCCTCTCTGTGTCAGGAAATAGTCTTCAGGAGAAAATGAACCAATGGCCGCTTCAGGAAGACAATGGAACAGTACCCACCATTAGTGCACCTCCCGCAAACCAAGTGCCAGTGCTAGTTAATTATATTGATACAAATACAGTCACAAATGTAGCCACAGATACTGAGTGCCTAAATGCTTTGGGTGGTACTGCGTCAGTAATAGTATCACCTACAAATGGAAATGGTTTCTACGCTTGTGTAGATTCATCTAAAACAGTAGCACGAGTTACGATCAGAGGAAGTGCTCTGCGGAAAATGCAAAGTAACGCTACTTACAATAGCAACAATTCAGCATTTTTCCCAACAGCAAGCGTTCAAGTGCAAGGATTAGGAGTATTAGGGCAGTAA
- the hpsB gene encoding hormogonium polysaccharide secretion pseudopilin HpsB, producing MNKLTPLENLRQSQDSGYTILEAMMAMVVVAVLMIAIAPVLVFATGTRVQARRVELATQAARTYINGVKSGAIPVATIVGTTITPIIETTVVDPETNPNREDFKVPAPNNAGLSCQNDGYCQTPTSLYCVNLDDDPGCKPESVKDMLIQAYRSIPSAALTDPRQGYLLGVRVYRADAFKPGVTLVADPQEQQQSTISGGIGNPSIPVVQMTTEIGTTSGAAKSSFQNLCDRVGCPQVQPSP from the coding sequence ATGAATAAACTTACACCACTGGAAAATTTACGGCAGTCTCAAGACTCCGGTTACACTATCCTCGAAGCAATGATGGCGATGGTTGTAGTTGCCGTCTTGATGATTGCGATCGCGCCTGTCCTAGTTTTTGCTACAGGGACTCGCGTACAAGCTCGACGGGTAGAATTGGCAACCCAAGCTGCTAGAACTTACATTAACGGCGTGAAAAGCGGTGCGATCCCAGTCGCAACTATCGTCGGTACTACCATCACGCCAATCATTGAGACAACGGTGGTAGATCCAGAGACTAACCCTAACAGAGAGGATTTTAAGGTTCCTGCTCCCAATAATGCTGGTTTAAGTTGTCAAAATGACGGTTACTGTCAAACTCCAACGTCTCTGTACTGCGTTAATCTCGATGACGATCCCGGATGTAAACCCGAAAGCGTCAAAGATATGCTGATCCAAGCTTATCGGAGCATTCCTTCAGCAGCTTTAACTGACCCCAGACAAGGCTACCTGCTCGGTGTTCGAGTTTACAGGGCTGATGCCTTTAAACCGGGTGTAACCTTGGTCGCCGATCCCCAAGAACAACAACAATCAACAATCTCAGGAGGAATAGGAAATCCCAGCATTCCAGTAGTACAAATGACTACGGAGATTGGCACTACCAGCGGAGCCGCAAAGTCATCATTTCAGAATTTATGCGATCGCGTTGGCTGTCCACAAGTACAGCCATCACCATAA